From Prochlorococcus sp. MIT 1223, the proteins below share one genomic window:
- the gmd gene encoding GDP-mannose 4,6-dehydratase, with protein MPPKLKKAIITGITGQDGSYLAELLLEKGYEVHGIKRRASSFNSARIDHLYQDPHVNEPKLILHYGDLTDSTNLIRVIQQVQPDEIYNLGAQSHVAVSFETPEYTANSDALGTLRVLEAVRILGLSKKTRIYQASTSELYGKVAEIPQNESTPFYPRSPYGVAKLYAYWITVNYREAYGIYACNGILFNHESPRRGETFVTRKITRGLARINSGLDQCLYMGNLDAKRDWGHAKDYVEMQWLMLQQNEPEDFVIATGRTETVRRFIELCATKLGWCDNKNGVSIIWENDGINEIGRRADTRDIVIRIDPRYFRPTEVEQLLGDPSKALKKLGWVPKTTLEELITEMVNFDKEEALKESLLKKEGFKISGPMESPPMNL; from the coding sequence ATGCCTCCAAAACTCAAAAAAGCAATTATCACAGGTATTACAGGCCAGGATGGTAGTTACCTTGCAGAACTTCTTTTAGAAAAAGGTTATGAAGTACACGGCATAAAAAGAAGAGCTAGTAGTTTCAACTCTGCTAGAATTGATCATCTATATCAAGACCCACATGTCAATGAGCCAAAGTTAATACTTCATTATGGTGATCTTACAGATAGTACTAATTTAATTAGGGTTATTCAGCAAGTTCAGCCTGACGAAATTTATAATTTAGGTGCTCAAAGTCATGTTGCAGTTAGTTTTGAAACACCCGAATATACGGCCAATAGCGATGCCTTGGGAACCTTAAGAGTTCTTGAAGCTGTAAGGATCCTAGGACTATCTAAAAAGACAAGAATTTATCAAGCTAGTACTAGTGAGCTATATGGAAAAGTTGCTGAAATTCCACAGAATGAATCAACGCCTTTTTATCCAAGAAGTCCATATGGAGTAGCTAAATTATATGCATATTGGATAACTGTTAATTACAGAGAAGCCTACGGAATTTACGCTTGTAATGGCATTCTTTTTAATCACGAAAGTCCTAGACGTGGAGAAACTTTTGTAACAAGAAAAATCACAAGGGGGCTAGCAAGAATTAATTCTGGACTAGATCAATGTCTATACATGGGCAATCTTGATGCCAAACGAGACTGGGGGCACGCTAAAGATTATGTTGAAATGCAATGGCTAATGCTTCAACAGAATGAGCCTGAAGATTTTGTTATTGCTACAGGAAGGACCGAAACAGTAAGGAGATTTATTGAACTATGTGCGACCAAACTTGGTTGGTGTGATAACAAGAATGGTGTTTCTATTATTTGGGAGAATGATGGTATTAATGAAATAGGACGCAGAGCAGACACTAGAGATATTGTTATTCGTATAGATCCCCGCTATTTTCGCCCAACTGAAGTGGAACAGTTATTGGGTGATCCAAGTAAAGCTTTAAAGAAATTGGGTTGGGTACCAAAGACAACATTAGAAGAATTAATAACAGAAATGGTCAACTTTGATAAAGAAGAAGCACTAAAAGAATCCCTATTAAAAAAAGAAGGATTCAAAATAAGTGGTCCTATGGAAAGCCCTCCAATGAATCTATAA
- a CDS encoding NAD-dependent epimerase/dehydratase family protein has product MKILVTGAAGFIGFHLCQRLINIGNIVIGYDNLNSYYDVNLKKARLKVLDNIELKAKGKWIFIKGNLEDINLLKDVFNDKKPDIVINLAAQAGVRFSIKSPHSYINSNIIGFMNILECCREFKIEKLVYASSSSVYSGNDKVPFKESDKVDKPINLYAATKKSNELMAYSYSHLYNISSIGLRFFTAYGPWGRPDMAPMLFIKAILNKDPIRLYNSGMMYRDFTYIDDIIESIIRLLSLNSKSNKDNNMNKDFTSGAPHIVLNIGNSKPILILDFVSILEKELGLNAIKEFHPMQPEEAKITMADTTEIEKITNFKPKTSLKDGTKAFVKWYRSFYEV; this is encoded by the coding sequence ATGAAAATACTTGTAACTGGTGCTGCTGGTTTTATAGGTTTTCACCTATGTCAAAGACTAATTAATATAGGGAACATTGTTATTGGCTACGATAATCTTAATTCATATTATGATGTTAATCTAAAAAAGGCTAGATTAAAGGTATTAGATAATATCGAGCTTAAAGCAAAAGGCAAATGGATTTTCATTAAAGGTAATCTCGAAGATATAAATCTATTAAAAGATGTTTTCAATGATAAGAAGCCTGATATTGTAATTAATTTAGCGGCTCAAGCGGGCGTTAGGTTCTCTATAAAAAGTCCACATTCATACATTAATTCAAATATTATAGGATTTATGAATATATTAGAATGTTGCAGAGAGTTCAAGATTGAAAAATTAGTTTATGCAAGTAGCAGTTCAGTCTATAGCGGTAATGATAAAGTTCCATTCAAAGAGTCTGACAAAGTTGATAAACCTATAAATTTATATGCTGCAACAAAGAAGTCTAATGAGCTAATGGCTTATAGCTATAGCCATTTATACAATATTTCTTCTATAGGTCTTAGATTCTTTACTGCCTACGGACCTTGGGGAAGACCAGATATGGCACCTATGCTATTTATAAAGGCAATTTTAAACAAAGATCCAATTAGATTATATAACTCAGGGATGATGTATCGGGATTTTACATATATAGATGATATTATTGAAAGTATAATTAGACTTCTAAGTTTAAATAGTAAATCCAATAAAGATAACAATATGAATAAAGACTTCACAAGTGGAGCTCCACATATAGTGCTAAATATAGGGAATAGTAAACCAATTTTAATTTTAGATTTTGTAAGTATTCTAGAAAAAGAATTAGGTTTAAATGCTATAAAAGAATTTCATCCCATGCAACCTGAAGAAGCCAAGATCACAATGGCTGATACAACTGAGATAGAAAAGATTACTAATTTCAAACCAAAAACTTCACTGAAAGATGGTACTAAAGCTTTTGTAAAATGGTATCGATCATTTTATGAAGTATAA
- a CDS encoding methyltransferase, TIGR04325 family, which translates to MNYSENDTAIICFAYNRPYHLKLCLNSLLENEESKDLPFILYLDGVRNASDKEYSESIVGLINKLSGFKSIKLIRRERNYGLYKSLTLGITEAFKEYNSLIILEDDIVVCKNFLRYMIQGLSIYEKKKEVASIHGYLPPIKDELPSSFFLRGADCWGWATWKDRWNSFRSDSNELFNEIKSKNLTKEFNLNNSYNYMRMLKDKSKGRNNSWAICWHASCFLNNQLTLYPGKSLVKNIGLDNSGENCGKSTMMVTELSDDCIEIHKIETCVDKDIYKIYCNYFKKKQSFLFRLTRIIKDKFLSRIKNNLVKYKYSFKRRGLSLIGPYSSYQDALKNSVGYDHPKIIKKVRESTIKLLEGSAIYERDGTSFFRRPEKLKIRSILKKYVLKNFLIIDYGGGLGSNYINNRDILDSSISYSIIEQSNFAKEGKEISNKYNLPIKFFNSLDQIKERPNIMIFSSVLTYLESLEDIFEYINKIKPEYVIIDRTAFTNSNKLRWWVQNEPFYYETPVSYPIRPINENQLFLSLKGYNKISEWVNSFDAKQPLHKGILYQFID; encoded by the coding sequence ATGAATTATTCAGAAAATGATACTGCTATTATATGCTTTGCATATAATAGACCATATCACCTAAAGTTATGCTTAAACTCTTTATTAGAAAACGAGGAATCCAAAGACCTTCCATTTATACTCTACCTAGATGGCGTTCGTAATGCATCCGACAAAGAATATAGTGAGTCAATTGTTGGATTAATAAATAAGTTAAGTGGATTTAAAAGTATAAAATTAATTAGAAGGGAAAGGAACTATGGTCTATATAAATCACTAACACTTGGAATTACTGAAGCTTTTAAAGAATACAACTCATTAATTATTTTAGAAGATGATATTGTCGTATGCAAAAACTTTCTGAGGTATATGATACAAGGTTTATCAATTTACGAGAAAAAAAAAGAAGTCGCCTCAATACATGGTTATTTACCTCCTATTAAAGATGAACTGCCAAGTTCATTCTTTTTAAGAGGTGCTGATTGTTGGGGTTGGGCAACATGGAAAGATAGATGGAATTCATTTAGGAGTGATTCAAATGAATTATTTAATGAAATAAAGTCAAAGAATTTAACAAAAGAGTTTAATCTTAACAATTCATATAATTACATGAGAATGTTAAAAGATAAATCAAAAGGTAGAAATAATAGTTGGGCTATTTGTTGGCATGCAAGTTGTTTCCTAAATAATCAATTGACTCTATATCCAGGTAAATCTCTAGTCAAAAATATAGGCTTAGATAATAGTGGTGAAAACTGTGGCAAATCTACAATGATGGTGACAGAATTATCGGATGATTGTATTGAGATTCATAAAATAGAAACTTGTGTCGATAAAGATATTTATAAAATCTACTGTAATTATTTCAAGAAAAAACAATCGTTTTTATTTAGATTAACAAGAATTATCAAGGATAAGTTCTTATCTAGAATTAAAAATAATCTTGTTAAATATAAATATTCATTTAAACGAAGAGGTTTAAGTCTTATTGGTCCATATTCAAGTTATCAAGATGCCCTTAAGAATTCTGTTGGATATGACCATCCAAAGATTATAAAAAAAGTTAGAGAATCGACTATAAAGTTACTTGAAGGGAGTGCAATATATGAGAGAGATGGTACTTCATTTTTTAGAAGACCAGAAAAGCTTAAAATTAGAAGTATTCTAAAAAAGTATGTATTAAAAAATTTTCTAATAATTGATTATGGGGGTGGCTTAGGTAGTAACTATATAAATAATAGAGATATTTTAGATTCTTCTATTAGTTACAGTATAATAGAGCAAAGTAATTTTGCGAAAGAAGGCAAAGAGATATCTAATAAATATAATTTACCAATAAAATTCTTTAATTCTTTAGATCAAATAAAGGAGAGGCCAAATATTATGATCTTTTCTAGTGTACTAACTTATCTTGAGAGCCTTGAAGATATATTTGAATACATAAATAAGATAAAACCTGAATATGTAATTATTGATAGAACAGCCTTCACAAATAGTAATAAGCTAAGATGGTGGGTACAAAATGAACCATTTTATTATGAAACTCCTGTCAGCTATCCAATTAGACCTATAAATGAAAATCAACTTTTTTTAAGTCTGAAGGGTTATAATAAGATTTCCGAATGGGTTAATTCATTTGACGCAAAACAGCCATTGCATAAAGGTATTCTATATCAATTCATTGACTAG
- a CDS encoding NAD-dependent epimerase/dehydratase family protein, which translates to MNILITGGLGFIGSNLAKKLIKDNNKITIIDNLIPEYGGNLANVMDIKDEVSININDLRDTNALKQLLKGIDVIYNLAAQTGHTESMLNPINDLNINSKAQLSLLEVVREVCPEAIVVYSSTRQVYGKPDYLPVDEAHKIKAVDINGINKFAGEQFHILYNDVYKIRSTVLRLTNTYGPGMRIKDARQIFLGVWIKSLLTDNPILVYGDGSQIRDFNYVDDVVDALIKASNNKDCFGKVMNLGSDQIINLESLAKKLTSYIPGSNWKKIPFPKERKAIDIGDYYSNYKFASNLLNWQPKVNLDKGLKATIDFYKKNLNYYL; encoded by the coding sequence ATGAATATTTTAATAACTGGTGGACTAGGTTTCATCGGAAGCAATTTAGCGAAGAAATTGATAAAAGATAATAATAAAATAACTATTATAGATAACCTAATACCTGAATATGGAGGGAATCTAGCAAATGTAATGGATATTAAGGATGAAGTTAGTATAAATATAAATGATCTAAGGGATACAAATGCCCTAAAGCAATTGCTTAAGGGTATAGACGTTATTTATAACCTTGCGGCACAAACTGGTCATACTGAATCTATGCTAAATCCTATTAATGATTTAAATATAAATTCAAAAGCTCAGTTAAGTTTATTAGAGGTAGTCAGAGAAGTTTGTCCTGAAGCAATAGTAGTATATTCTTCTACAAGGCAAGTATATGGTAAGCCTGATTACCTTCCCGTAGATGAGGCTCACAAGATTAAAGCAGTTGATATAAATGGAATAAATAAGTTTGCAGGAGAACAGTTTCACATACTTTATAACGACGTTTACAAAATAAGATCAACTGTTTTGCGACTTACAAATACTTATGGACCAGGTATGAGAATAAAAGATGCAAGACAAATATTTTTAGGAGTCTGGATTAAAAGTTTATTAACAGATAATCCAATACTTGTTTATGGGGATGGATCTCAAATAAGAGATTTTAATTATGTAGATGACGTAGTCGATGCATTAATTAAAGCATCTAATAATAAAGACTGCTTTGGGAAAGTAATGAATTTAGGAAGCGATCAAATAATAAATCTTGAATCTCTGGCGAAAAAATTAACTAGTTATATTCCTGGATCAAATTGGAAAAAGATTCCATTTCCTAAAGAGCGAAAAGCAATTGATATTGGAGATTATTACAGTAATTATAAATTTGCTAGTAATTTACTAAATTGGCAACCAAAAGTAAATTTAGATAAGGGGCTAAAGGCTACAATTGATTTCTATAAGAAGAATTTGAATTATTATTTATGA